One window of the Haloarcula halobia genome contains the following:
- a CDS encoding transposase, which translates to MASATLQDDPSVETFFNVAETETLALFEHLSFEFLEEFDVFAPAQTGRTREHEPPEMMRGFLHCYYHDIYGIRPVERELRNTVVWLSCGFDRPPSRDAVDRFLTDLEHVVDDVFDNLVEQAARRGLLDLTYCIDSTDIRALPADQDASKCYDPTAEEYYHGYGCTIVSTGAKIPIAAEFTESKQAPEETAMRVTCDALAVAKPMWMVGDSAYDTLDWHDRLLAAGVVPVAPYNARNTDEPKDIEYRVEDRITEHSEDVRLKQSTLDETYNRRTGVERTNESVKDCGLGRTHARGRVHARAQVFLALCLRLVVAITNYERGDNPGSTVITV; encoded by the coding sequence ATGGCCTCAGCGACCCTGCAAGATGATCCTTCGGTAGAGACGTTTTTCAATGTCGCGGAGACCGAGACGTTAGCGCTGTTTGAGCATCTCTCCTTCGAGTTTCTCGAAGAGTTCGACGTGTTCGCCCCGGCGCAGACGGGGCGAACACGAGAGCACGAACCACCAGAGATGATGCGTGGGTTCCTCCATTGTTACTACCACGATATCTACGGCATCCGTCCCGTTGAACGAGAGCTTCGGAACACGGTTGTCTGGTTGAGCTGTGGCTTCGATCGACCGCCGTCGAGAGACGCGGTCGATCGCTTTCTCACCGACCTCGAACACGTTGTTGACGATGTCTTCGACAACCTCGTCGAGCAGGCCGCCCGCCGCGGCCTGCTCGACTTGACCTACTGCATCGATTCAACGGATATCAGGGCGTTGCCAGCCGATCAAGACGCGTCGAAGTGCTACGATCCAACCGCCGAAGAGTACTACCACGGATACGGCTGCACGATCGTTTCGACCGGGGCAAAGATCCCAATTGCAGCAGAGTTCACCGAGAGTAAGCAAGCACCAGAGGAGACGGCGATGCGCGTCACGTGTGACGCGCTCGCCGTCGCCAAGCCGATGTGGATGGTCGGTGACAGTGCCTACGACACACTCGACTGGCACGACCGCCTGCTGGCCGCAGGGGTCGTGCCAGTCGCCCCGTACAACGCGCGAAACACCGACGAGCCGAAAGATATCGAGTACAGAGTCGAAGACCGCATCACCGAACACAGCGAGGATGTACGGCTGAAGCAATCGACGCTAGACGAGACGTACAATCGCCGCACAGGAGTCGAGCGAACTAACGAATCAGTGAAGGACTGCGGCCTCGGGCGAACGCACGCCCGAGGCCGTGTCCACGCGCGAGCACAGGTGTTTCTCGCGTTGTGTCTTCGTCTCGTCGTCGCAATCACCAACTACGAACGCGGAGATAATCCAGGAAGTACCGTGATCACGGTGTGA